In Drosophila pseudoobscura strain MV-25-SWS-2005 chromosome 4, UCI_Dpse_MV25, whole genome shotgun sequence, the following proteins share a genomic window:
- the LOC4817401 gene encoding facilitated trehalose transporter Tret1: MFFNIFQTGIFERQFRRQLLVTLSATLITFCHGIALGWLSPMLPQLLSEKDTPLDFFIDVGQASWLGAAISLGGISGNFSFSYLMNRFGRKVSLYALALPNTCIWFLFYFAQSIEWLYVARVCAGLTGGGMFVVLPIFIGEIADNSIRGRLCSFFTLTMNTGIMVGFIVASHIPYHVIPCAVVGLPVLYLFLATRFPETPQQLLVWSREEEAQRALKFYRHCDGPQVTKQQERDYQKQFDEMRLAIQQRSKDAGSVGLTVSDFCNKRALKAIATGLMLMIAQIFSGTFAFINYMSNIFDAVHTQLDPNTNTIIIGAVQIVGTLASMYLVDRYGRKILLVVSCAGSGLGAAGLGLYAFYAEETEVDLSAYASWLPVTLMALIIFIANVGVVSVTMVVLVELLPQKIRAVATSICLGCLSFFAFTSLKTFPLMMFHFGLAATMWFSASVSALCLFYVVVCVEETKGRSIYD; the protein is encoded by the exons ATGTTTTTCAACATATTCCAAACGGGCATTTTCGAGAGGCAGTTTCGTCGCCAGCTGCTTGTCACATTGagtg CCACGCTGATAACCTTCTGCCATGGCATTGCCCTGGGCTGGCTGTCACCAATGCTGCCACAGCTGCTCTCCGAGAAGGATACGCCCCTGGACTTCTTTATCGACGTGGGCCAGGCCTCATGGCTGGGAGCTGCCATCAGCCTGGGAGGCATTAGCGGGAACTTTTCCTTCTCGTACCTGATGAATCGCTTCGGGCGCAAGGTGTCGCTCTATGCTTTGGCCCTGCCCAACACG TGCATATGGTTCTTGTTCTACTTCGCCCAGAGCATCGAGTGGCTGTATGTGGCGCGTGTGTGCGCGGGTCTAACCGGCGGTGGGATGTTCGTGGTGCTGCCCATATTCATTGGCGAAATAGCCGACAACAG CATTCGTGGGCGGCTCTGCTCGTTTTTCACCCTGACCATGAATACGGGCATTATGGTGGGCTTTATTGTCGCCTCCCACATCCCCTATCACGTCATTCCCTGTGCCGTTGTGGGCCTGCCCGTGCTCTATTTGTTCCTGGCCACTCGCTTCCCGGAGACACCGCAGCAGCTGCTCGTCTGGTCACGCGAGGAGGAGGCCCAACGCGCCCTGAAGTTCTACCGCCATTGCGATGGTCCGCAGGTGACGAAGCAACAGGAGCGCGATTACCAGAAGCAGTTTGACGAAATGCGCCTGGCCATCCAGCAGCGGAGCAAGGACGCCGGCTCCGTGGGCCTCACCGTGTCTGATTTCT GCAATAAGCGCGCCTTGAAGGCCATTGCCACGGGCCTGATGCTGATGATAGCCCAGATCTTCTCGGGCACCTTCGCCTTCATCAACTACATGTCCAACATCTTCGATGCGGTGCACACCCAGCTGGACCCCAACACCAACACGATCATCATTGGCGCCGTGCAGATCGTGGGCACCCTGGCCAGCATGTATCTGGTGGATCGCTATGGTCGGAAGATACTCCTGGTGGTGTCCTGTGCGGGCAGTGGGCTGGGCGCCGCCGGCCTCGGTCTGTACGCCTTCTATGCGGAGGAGACGGAGGTCGATCTATCGGCCTACGCTTCCTGGCTGCCCGTCACCCTGATGGCTCTCATCATTTTCATCGCCAATGTGGGCGTCGTCTCGGTGAcgatggtggtgctggtggagctgctgccgcagAAGATCCGGGCGGTGGCCACCAGCATTTGCCTGGGCTGCCTCAGCTTCTTTGCCTTCACCTCTCTGAAGACCTTCCCGCTGATGATGTTCCACTTTGGCCTGGCGGCCACCATGTGGTTCAgcgcctctgtctctgctctgTGTCTCTTCTATGTGGTGGTGTGTGTGGAGGAGACCAAGGGCAGGTCCATATATGATTAG
- the LOC6903018 gene encoding uncharacterized protein isoform X1, which yields MSKFNQNLPIEINEKLPENIDKNLPKTIEETLPETLNEPKSIFGLTQIESLHEITTKSTTDKELKNLDPQIEKLVIQSLEELQSITQSDATNQDELRMSFIIPKVMSQLQSTNILAERLQAMRTELESCKLHMHDMSKDIGDVFMDLHTIFKTLESKDKKNILSKKDRDRLAKCAHKAETLQELSKHFLINDPRELSAMFKAPKVEPKIDQ from the exons ATGTcgaaatttaatcaaaatttgCCAATagaaataaacgaaaaattgCCAGAAAACATAGAcaaaaatttgccaaaaactaTAGAAGAAACTTTACCAGAAACCTTAAACGAACCAAAGTCAATATTTGGATTAACTCAAATCGAATCTTTACATGAAATAACTACCAAAAGTACCACCGATAaggaattaaaaaatttgGATCCACAAATCGAGAAACTTGTGATCCAAAGCTTAGAGGAACTTCAATCAATCACGCAATCCGATGCCACAAATCAGGATGAACTCAGGATGAGCTTCATTATTCCAAAGGTCATGTCACAGCTGCAGAGCACGAATATCCTCGCCGAGAGGCTACAGGCAATGAGAACCGAACTAGAGTCGTGTAAGCTGCATATGCACGACATGAGTAAGGATATAGGCGATGTATTTATGGATTTGCATACTATTTTCAAAACGCTGGAAAGTaaagataaaaaaaacattttgagCAAGAAAGATCGGGATAGATTGGCGAAATGTGCCCACAAGGCGGAGACCCTGCAAGAGCTCAGCAAACACTTTCTTATCAATGATCCGCGAGAGTTGAGTGCCATGTTCAAGGCTCCCAAAGTAGAACCAAAG ATCGATCAATGA
- the LOC6903018 gene encoding uncharacterized protein isoform X2, with translation MSKFNQNLPIEINEKLPENIDKNLPKTIEETLPETLNEPKSIFGLTQIESLHEITTKSTTDKELKNLDPQIEKLVIQSLEELQSITQSDATNQDELRMSFIIPKVMSQLQSTNILAERLQAMRTELESCKLHMHDMSKDIGDVFMDLHTIFKTLESKDKKNILSKKDRDRLAKCAHKAETLQELSKHFLINDPRELSAMFKAPKVEPK, from the exons ATGTcgaaatttaatcaaaatttgCCAATagaaataaacgaaaaattgCCAGAAAACATAGAcaaaaatttgccaaaaactaTAGAAGAAACTTTACCAGAAACCTTAAACGAACCAAAGTCAATATTTGGATTAACTCAAATCGAATCTTTACATGAAATAACTACCAAAAGTACCACCGATAaggaattaaaaaatttgGATCCACAAATCGAGAAACTTGTGATCCAAAGCTTAGAGGAACTTCAATCAATCACGCAATCCGATGCCACAAATCAGGATGAACTCAGGATGAGCTTCATTATTCCAAAGGTCATGTCACAGCTGCAGAGCACGAATATCCTCGCCGAGAGGCTACAGGCAATGAGAACCGAACTAGAGTCGTGTAAGCTGCATATGCACGACATGAGTAAGGATATAGGCGATGTATTTATGGATTTGCATACTATTTTCAAAACGCTGGAAAGTaaagataaaaaaaacattttgagCAAGAAAGATCGGGATAGATTGGCGAAATGTGCCCACAAGGCGGAGACCCTGCAAGAGCTCAGCAAACACTTTCTTATCAATGATCCGCGAGAGTTGAGTGCCATGTTCAAGGCTCCCAAAGTAGAACCAAAG TAG
- the nis gene encoding alpha-taxilin: MPFTYKDLIDVAIGTPESGHVNFYALHVLLSNFAQKLDCLDEIVEQDEYLASNIRMQSSLMTMGKPASRYRLVGGADTEEAPAEAPAEDAPPPPAEEEPSAPAPAEEAAAPEPEPEPEPEPEPQPAAPEIEAEPEPEPEPEPAAPEEDLVTAPEPVPEAEAEPEPQPEAEPEPEPALKAEEPEAKNAEQEEPALISTVSSRTSQRGRGSQRLEGSLLGNMTRLEKRMSKVEMQKEQAVMEMETFVKAMTGQMKLTMEQLNNVTHLLIDRKPNPDRFKLLRHIARQLRVLMRAADDEVSISWSSGEAVIEEMEAMEEEMEDEEEGSSSAPTEVEKPEEEETLDLQQHLCYSPDRMLSELLELKSQFCALTNKTNELAAALLKQDAQQLMSSMQELQETVREIKLYMATNREATQNMQIQINANMTQIALLKKSVTHLDEVKIDKTEVELLLAEKVDFDQLATKVSLEQLEEYKARLEKQFCEVRHIISLNEKNVLQIIDNLRMTLGIDALELGLKDFRELIEKRVAMIAEALQKYMEMTNDDCAAAAGRVKVLQNLSCISCDTPCVMRSVERSKIPSLPAAKGSTGLGPLVTYELGQIRKSGIMGYYRKDEFPHCASAWNKGTAGAPMVKCVPRHAGGTHTTHTADEHMQKVVLSKKTSGWG, from the exons ATGCCATTTACGTACAAGGATCTGATAGATGTGGCCATCGGGACGCCGGAATCGGGCCATGTTAACTTCTATGCCTTGCACGTGCTCCTGTCGAATTTTGCCCAGAAACTGGATTGTCTGGATGAGATTGTTGAGCAGGACGAATACTTGGCCTCCAACATACGCATGCAGAGCAGCTTGA TGACTATGGGCAAGCCGGCCTCTAGGTATCGGCTGGTGGGTGGTGCCGATACCGAGGAGGCCCCCGCGGAGGCCCCAGCCGAAGATGCTCCACCACCGCCAGCTGAGGAGGAACCGtccgctccagctccagcagaagaagcagcagcccccgagccagagccagaaccagaaccggAGCCGGAACCACAACCAGCAGCTCCCGAGATAGAagccgagccagagccagagccagagccagagcctgctGCACCGGAAGAAGATCTAGTGACCGCACCCGAACCCGTACCCGAGGCTGAAGCCGAGCCAGAACCACAGCCCGAGGcggaaccagaaccagagccagccTTAAAGGCAGAGGAGCCTGAGGCGAAGAATGCAGAGCAAGAGGAACCCGCCCTTATCTCAACCGTATCGTCGCGCACCTCCCAACGGGGTCGCGGCTCGCAGCGCCTCGAAGGATCCCTGTTGGGCAACATGACCCGCCTGGAGAAGCGCATGTCCAAGGTGGAGATGCAAAAGGAGCAGGCCgtgatggagatggagacatTCGTGAAAGCAATGACGGGGCAGATGAAGCTGACCATGGAGCAGCTGAACAATGTGACCCATCTGCTGATCGACCGCAAGCCGAATCCGGACCGGTTCAAGCTGCTCCGTCACATTGCCCGACAGCTGAGGGTCCTGATGCGCGCCGCCGACGACGAGGTGTCCATCAGCTGGTCGAGCGGCGAGGCTGTGATCGAAGAGATGGAGGCCATggaggaggagatggaggATGAAGAGGAGGGATCCTCCTCTGCGCCCACGGAGGTGGAGAAGCCCGAGGAGGAAGAGACCCTGGATCTACAGCAGCACCTCTGCTACTCCCCCGATCGCATGCTCAGCGAGCTGTTGGAGCTCAAATCGCAGTTCTGCGCCCTCACCAACAAGACTAACGAGCTGGCCGCCGCTCTGCTTAAGCAGGATGCCCAGCAACTGATGAGCTCCatgcaggagctgcaggaaACAGTGCGGGAGATCAAGCTGTACATGGCCACCAACCGGGAGGCCACCCAGAACATGCAAATCCAGATCAACGCAAACATGACCCAGATCGCGCTGCTTAAGAAGTCCGTCACGCACTTGGACGAAGTGAAGATCGACAAGACTGAGGTGGAGCTCCTTCTAGCCGAGAAGGTGGACTTCGATCAGTTGGCCACGAAGGTGTCGCTGGAACAGCTGGAGGAGTACAAGGCGCGGCTGGAGAAGCAGTTCTGCGAGGTGCGCCACATCATCAGCCTGAACGAGAAGAACGTCCTGCAGATCATCGACAATCTGCGCATGACCCTGGGCATCGATGCCCTCGAGCTGGGCCTCAAGGACTTCCGCGAGCTGATCGAGAAGCGGGTGGCCATGATCGCCGAGGCCCTGCAGAAGTACATGGAGATGACCAACGACGACTGCGCCGCCGCTGCCGGGCGGGTGAAGGTCCTGCAGAACCTGTCGTGCATCTCCTGCGACACCCCCTGTGTGATGCGCTCCGTTGAGCGCTCCAAGATTCCCTCCTTGCCGGCGGCAAAGGGCTCCACTGGCCTGGGACCGCTGGTCACGTACGAGCTGGGCCAGATCCGCAAATCAGGCATCATGGGCTATTACCGCAAGGACGAGTTCCCCCACTGTGCCAGTGCCTGGAACAAGGGCACTGCCGGAGCCCCCATGGTCAAGTGTGTGCCGCGTCATGCCGGAGGCACCCACACCACCCACACCGCCGACGAGCACATGCAGAAGGTGGTGCTGTCCAAGAAGACCTCCGGCTGGGGATAA